A window of the Bacteroides thetaiotaomicron VPI-5482 genome harbors these coding sequences:
- a CDS encoding formate--tetrahydrofolate ligase, with amino-acid sequence MKSDIEIARSVELKKIKQVAESIGIPREEVENYGRYIAKIPEQLIDEEKVKKSNLVLVTAITATKAGIGKTTVSIGLALGLNKIGKKAIVALREPSLGPCFGMKGGAAGGGYAQVLPMEKINLHFTGDFHAITSAHNMISALLDNYLYQNQAKGFGLKEILWRRVLDVNDRSLRSIVVGLGPKSNGITQESGFDITPASEIMAILCLSKDVEDLRRRIENILLGFTYDDQPFTVKDLGVAGAITVLLKDAIHPNLVQTTEGTAAFVHGGPFANIAHGCNSILATKLAMSFGDYVITEAGFGADLGAEKFYNIKCRKSGLQPKLTVIVATAQGLKMHGGVSLDRIKEPNMEGLKEGLRNLDKHIRNLRSFGQTVVVAFNKFATDTDEEMEMLREHCEQLGVGYAINNAFSDGGDGAVDMARLVVDTIENNPSEPLRYTYKEEDSIQQKIEKVATNLYGASVITYSSIARNRIKLIEKMGITHYPVCIAKTQYSFSADPKIYGAVNNFEFHIKDIVINNGAEMIVAIAGEILRMPGLPKEPQALHIDIVDGEIEGLS; translated from the coding sequence ATGAAATCAGACATAGAAATAGCTCGCAGTGTCGAGTTGAAAAAGATCAAGCAAGTTGCCGAAAGCATCGGAATTCCTCGTGAAGAAGTCGAAAATTATGGTCGCTACATCGCGAAGATTCCCGAACAACTGATCGACGAGGAGAAAGTGAAGAAAAGTAACCTTGTCCTGGTAACTGCCATCACAGCGACAAAGGCGGGTATCGGCAAAACTACAGTATCTATCGGTCTCGCCCTGGGACTGAACAAAATCGGAAAGAAGGCGATTGTCGCTTTGCGCGAGCCGTCTCTCGGTCCTTGCTTCGGTATGAAGGGAGGAGCAGCGGGTGGGGGATATGCACAGGTGCTTCCGATGGAGAAGATCAACCTTCATTTTACGGGAGACTTTCATGCGATTACTTCCGCGCATAACATGATTTCTGCTTTGCTCGATAATTATCTTTATCAGAATCAGGCGAAAGGTTTCGGATTGAAAGAAATTCTCTGGCGTCGGGTGCTCGACGTGAACGACCGTTCGTTGCGCAGCATCGTAGTCGGACTCGGACCCAAGTCGAACGGCATCACGCAGGAGTCAGGCTTCGATATTACTCCGGCTTCGGAAATTATGGCCATTCTCTGCCTTTCCAAAGATGTGGAAGACTTGCGCCGCCGCATTGAAAATATTCTGCTTGGTTTTACATATGATGACCAGCCTTTTACGGTGAAAGATCTCGGAGTGGCGGGAGCTATCACGGTATTGCTGAAAGACGCCATCCATCCGAATCTGGTGCAAACGACCGAAGGTACCGCCGCTTTCGTACACGGCGGACCGTTTGCCAATATCGCTCATGGCTGTAACTCTATTCTTGCCACCAAACTGGCAATGTCATTCGGTGACTATGTGATCACGGAAGCCGGATTCGGCGCAGACCTCGGTGCTGAAAAGTTCTATAACATCAAATGCCGCAAAAGCGGACTCCAGCCCAAACTGACTGTGATTGTCGCTACGGCGCAAGGACTGAAGATGCACGGTGGTGTCAGTCTCGACCGCATCAAGGAACCGAACATGGAAGGACTGAAAGAAGGATTGCGCAATCTGGATAAACATATTCGTAATCTTCGCTCCTTCGGACAGACGGTAGTGGTTGCTTTCAATAAGTTTGCCACCGACACGGACGAGGAAATGGAAATGCTGCGCGAGCACTGCGAACAGTTGGGGGTAGGTTACGCCATCAATAATGCGTTCAGCGACGGTGGTGATGGAGCGGTAGATATGGCCCGCCTCGTAGTCGATACGATAGAAAATAATCCGTCCGAACCTTTGCGTTATACGTATAAAGAAGAAGACAGCATACAGCAGAAGATTGAGAAAGTGGCTACCAACCTTTATGGAGCCAGCGTCATTACGTACAGCAGCATCGCCCGCAACCGCATCAAGCTGATTGAGAAAATGGGAATCACTCATTATCCGGTTTGTATTGCCAAGACACAATACTCTTTTTCTGCCGATCCGAAGATTTATGGCGCCGTGAATAATTTCGAGTTCCATATCAAGGATATAGTGATTAATAACGGTGCCGAAATGATTGTAGCGATTGCAGGAGAAATCCTTCGTATGCCGGGATTGCCCAAAGAACCGCAAGCGTTGCATATCGACATTGTAGATGGTGAAATTGAAGGACTGAGCTGA
- a CDS encoding porin family protein produces MNILRNIILFGWMAIACTAFAQDRNADKVERPNTKKINFGIKAGFNSSMFMVSELKIKDVTIDEVQNNYKIGYFGAIFMRFNIKKHFIQPEASYNVSKGEITFDKLGSQHPAIEPDYASVQSVLHSIDFPILYGYNVVKKGPYGMSIFAGPKLRYLWGKQNEITFTNFDQKGIHEKLYPLNVSVVIGVGVNISRIFFDFRYEQGIGNISKSIVYDNINSDGSTGVSPIIFRRRDSALSFSFGFIL; encoded by the coding sequence ATGAATATACTGCGCAACATAATTCTTTTCGGTTGGATGGCGATAGCTTGCACAGCTTTCGCCCAAGATCGTAACGCAGATAAAGTGGAACGTCCCAACACAAAGAAAATCAACTTTGGTATCAAAGCCGGATTTAATTCTTCCATGTTTATGGTATCCGAATTGAAAATCAAAGACGTAACGATCGACGAAGTACAAAATAATTATAAGATCGGCTATTTTGGCGCGATCTTCATGCGCTTTAATATAAAGAAGCATTTCATTCAGCCGGAAGCATCCTATAATGTCAGCAAAGGCGAGATCACCTTTGACAAACTCGGTTCGCAACACCCTGCCATCGAACCCGATTATGCTTCGGTACAGTCCGTACTTCACAGTATCGACTTCCCTATTCTCTACGGATATAACGTAGTGAAAAAAGGACCATACGGAATGTCTATCTTTGCCGGTCCAAAACTCCGGTATCTATGGGGAAAGCAGAACGAAATCACTTTCACAAACTTCGACCAGAAAGGGATTCATGAAAAGCTGTATCCGCTCAATGTCAGCGTCGTGATCGGTGTCGGCGTCAATATCTCCCGCATCTTTTTCGACTTCCGCTACGAACAGGGGATAGGAAATATCTCCAAATCCATCGTTTATGACAATATCAATTCAGACGGCAGCACGGGAGTCAGCCCTATCATTTTCCGCCGCCGCGACAGCGCATTAAGTTTCTCGTTCGGATTCATTCTTTAA
- the aspD gene encoding aspartate 4-decarboxylase, which translates to MEKKTTGTVITKNFAKKMETISPFELKNKLIEMADESIKKMAHTMLNAGRGNPNWIATEPREAFFLLGKFGLCECRRVQSLEEGIAGIPQQEGIAARFEAFLKENEKEAGARLLKETYNYMLMEHAADPDRLVHEWAESVIGDQYPVPDRILHFTELIVQDYLAQEMCDRRPPKGTFDLFATEGGTAAMCYVFDSLQENFLLNQGDSIALMIPVFTPYIEIPELRRYQFDVTEISADQMTPDGLHTWQYKDEDIDKLKNPQIKALFITNPSNPPSYALSPETAARIVNIVKNDNPNLMIITDDVYGTFIPHFRSLMAELPHNTLCVYSFSKYFGATGWRNAVIALHEDNIYDKMIARLSEEQTAILNKRYASLSLHPEKMKFIDRMVADSRQIALNHTAGLSLPQQMQMSLFAAFSLLDKEDRYKAKMQEIIHRRLHALWDSTGFTLIEDPLRAGYYSEIDMLVWAKKFYGDEFADYLQKTYNPLDVVFRLANETSLVLLNGGGFAGPKWSVRVSLANLNEADYVKIGQSIKRVLDEYAENR; encoded by the coding sequence ATGGAAAAGAAAACAACTGGCACAGTTATCACCAAGAACTTTGCCAAAAAGATGGAAACGATCAGCCCTTTCGAACTTAAAAACAAGCTCATCGAAATGGCTGACGAGAGTATCAAGAAAATGGCCCATACCATGCTGAACGCAGGACGAGGCAACCCGAACTGGATTGCGACCGAACCGCGTGAAGCATTCTTCCTGTTAGGAAAATTCGGACTTTGCGAATGTCGCCGTGTCCAATCCCTGGAAGAAGGAATTGCAGGCATCCCACAACAGGAAGGAATAGCCGCCCGCTTCGAGGCTTTCCTCAAAGAGAACGAGAAAGAAGCCGGAGCCAGGTTACTGAAAGAAACCTATAATTATATGCTGATGGAGCACGCAGCCGATCCGGACAGACTGGTTCATGAATGGGCGGAATCGGTCATCGGCGACCAGTATCCTGTCCCCGACCGTATCCTGCACTTCACCGAACTGATCGTACAGGATTATCTGGCACAGGAAATGTGCGACCGCCGTCCCCCTAAAGGCACATTCGACCTTTTCGCTACCGAAGGCGGAACGGCTGCCATGTGCTATGTATTCGATTCATTGCAGGAAAACTTTCTGTTGAATCAAGGGGATTCCATCGCCTTGATGATTCCTGTCTTCACGCCCTACATCGAGATTCCGGAATTACGCCGCTATCAGTTCGATGTTACCGAAATATCTGCCGATCAGATGACACCGGACGGGCTGCACACCTGGCAATATAAAGATGAAGATATCGATAAGCTGAAGAATCCGCAGATAAAAGCGTTGTTCATCACCAATCCGAGCAATCCGCCCAGTTATGCGCTGAGTCCGGAGACTGCCGCACGTATTGTCAACATCGTAAAGAATGACAATCCGAATCTGATGATCATTACGGACGATGTGTACGGAACATTCATACCTCACTTCCGTTCGTTGATGGCGGAATTGCCGCATAATACACTCTGCGTCTATTCCTTCTCCAAGTATTTCGGAGCCACAGGATGGAGAAATGCAGTGATAGCCCTACACGAAGACAACATCTACGACAAAATGATTGCCCGCCTGTCGGAGGAGCAAACAGCAATCTTAAACAAGCGTTATGCAAGCCTCAGTTTACACCCCGAGAAGATGAAGTTTATTGACCGCATGGTAGCCGACAGCCGGCAGATTGCGCTGAACCATACCGCAGGACTCTCGCTGCCCCAGCAAATGCAGATGAGCCTGTTCGCCGCTTTCTCCCTTCTCGACAAGGAAGACCGGTACAAGGCAAAGATGCAGGAAATCATCCACCGTCGACTGCATGCACTCTGGGACAGCACCGGCTTCACGTTGATAGAAGACCCGCTGCGTGCCGGATATTATTCGGAAATCGACATGCTGGTATGGGCGAAGAAATTCTACGGTGATGAATTTGCAGACTATCTGCAAAAGACCTACAATCCGCTCGACGTTGTTTTCCGCCTTGCCAACGAGACTTCGCTCGTCCTGCTGAACGGCGGCGGATTTGCC
- a CDS encoding flavin reductase family protein, translating into MKQDWKPGTMIYPLPAILVSCGKDESEYNIITVAWTGTICTNPPMCYISVRPERHSYDIIKKNMEFVINLTTKDMAFPTDWCGVRSGRNYRKFEEMKLTPGRCTVVSAPLIEESPLCIECRVKEIVSLGSHDMFIADVVNVRADDRNLNPETGKFELAEANPLVYVHGGYYDLGEKIGKFGWSVEKKK; encoded by the coding sequence TTGAAACAAGACTGGAAACCGGGAACGATGATCTATCCGCTGCCTGCCATATTGGTGAGTTGCGGAAAAGATGAAAGTGAATATAATATTATAACAGTAGCATGGACGGGTACGATTTGTACAAACCCGCCCATGTGCTATATATCCGTACGACCGGAACGACACTCCTACGACATCATCAAGAAGAATATGGAGTTCGTCATCAATCTGACAACTAAAGACATGGCGTTCCCTACCGACTGGTGCGGAGTACGTTCGGGACGGAATTATCGTAAATTCGAAGAGATGAAACTCACTCCGGGACGCTGCACCGTAGTCAGCGCACCGCTGATCGAAGAGTCTCCCCTCTGCATCGAATGTCGCGTGAAGGAAATTGTTTCGCTCGGTTCGCATGATATGTTTATCGCCGATGTGGTAAACGTCCGTGCAGACGACCGGAACCTGAATCCCGAAACCGGCAAGTTCGAACTGGCGGAAGCGAACCCGCTGGTATATGTGCACGGAGGATATTACGACCTGGGAGAAAAAATAGGGAAATTCGGCTGGAGTGTAGAAAAGAAGAAATAA
- the pyrI gene encoding aspartate carbamoyltransferase regulatory subunit, producing MSENKQALQVAALKNGTVIDHIPSEKLFTVVQLLGVEQMKCNITIGFNLDSKKLGKKGIIKIADKFFCDEEINRISVVAPYVKLNIIRDYEVVEKKEVRMPDELHGIVKCANPKCITNNEPMPTLFHVIDKDNCIVKCHYCEKEQKREEITIL from the coding sequence ATGAGCGAAAATAAACAAGCATTGCAAGTAGCTGCCCTGAAAAACGGGACAGTGATTGACCATATCCCATCAGAAAAACTCTTTACTGTCGTACAGCTACTGGGCGTGGAGCAAATGAAGTGTAACATCACCATCGGCTTCAACCTCGACAGCAAAAAGCTAGGGAAAAAAGGCATTATCAAAATCGCCGACAAGTTTTTCTGCGACGAAGAAATCAACCGCATATCGGTAGTAGCACCTTACGTAAAACTGAACATTATCCGCGACTATGAAGTCGTTGAAAAGAAAGAAGTCAGAATGCCGGACGAACTGCACGGCATCGTAAAATGCGCCAATCCGAAATGTATCACGAACAATGAACCTATGCCTACGTTATTTCATGTGATAGACAAGGATAATTGCATCGTGAAGTGCCATTATTGCGAGAAAGAACAGAAACGCGAGGAAATCACCATCCTCTAG
- the pyrB gene encoding aspartate carbamoyltransferase translates to MENRSLVTIAEHSKEKILYMLEMAKQFEMNPNRRLLQGKVVATLFFEPSTRTRLSFETAANRLGARVIGFTDPKATSSSKGETLKDTIMMVSSYADIIVMRHYLEGAARYASEVAPVPIVNAGDGANQHPSQTMLDLYSIYKTQGTLENLNIFLVGDLKYGRTVHSLLMAMRHFNPTFHFIAPDELKMPEEYKLYCKEHQIKYIEHTEFTEEIIADADILYMTRVQRERFTDLMEYERVKNVYILRNKMLENTRPNLRILHPLPRVNEIAYDVDNNPKAYYFQQAQNGLYAREAILCDVLGITLEDVKNDILL, encoded by the coding sequence ATGGAAAACAGAAGTTTAGTAACCATTGCCGAACATTCTAAAGAAAAAATCCTCTACATGCTCGAAATGGCGAAGCAGTTTGAAATGAACCCCAACCGCCGGTTATTGCAAGGTAAGGTAGTAGCAACCCTGTTCTTCGAACCTTCCACCCGTACCCGTTTGAGTTTCGAAACAGCAGCCAATCGCCTCGGCGCACGCGTCATCGGATTTACTGATCCGAAAGCAACCAGCTCCTCAAAAGGAGAAACACTCAAAGACACGATCATGATGGTTAGCAGCTATGCGGATATTATCGTCATGCGACACTATCTCGAAGGAGCTGCCCGATATGCCAGCGAAGTAGCACCCGTACCCATCGTCAATGCAGGAGACGGAGCCAACCAGCACCCGTCACAAACGATGCTCGACCTCTACTCCATCTACAAAACTCAGGGAACACTGGAAAACCTGAACATCTTTCTGGTGGGAGACTTGAAATACGGACGCACCGTCCACTCACTACTGATGGCTATGCGTCACTTCAATCCTACATTCCACTTCATCGCCCCCGATGAACTGAAAATGCCGGAAGAATATAAGCTATACTGCAAAGAGCATCAGATCAAATACATTGAACATACCGAATTTACCGAAGAAATTATCGCTGATGCCGACATCCTGTACATGACCCGTGTGCAACGCGAACGCTTCACCGACCTGATGGAATACGAACGAGTGAAAAATGTATATATCCTGCGCAACAAGATGCTGGAGAACACCCGTCCGAACCTCCGCATTCTGCACCCGCTGCCCCGTGTCAACGAGATTGCTTACGACGTGGACAACAACCCGAAAGCATATTATTTCCAACAGGCGCAAAACGGTCTGTATGCCCGTGAAGCCATCCTTTGCGACGTATTAGGTATCACATTAGAGGACGTTAAAAACGATATTTTATTATGA
- the glyA gene encoding serine hydroxymethyltransferase, whose product MKRDDLIFDIIEKEHQRQLKGIELIASENFVSDQVMQAMGSCLTNKYAEGYPGKRYYGGCEVVDQSEQIAIDRLKEIFGAEWANVQPHSGAQANAAVFLAVLNPGDKFMGLNLAHGGHLSHGSLVNTSGIIYTPCEYNLNQETGRVDYDQMEEVALREKPKMIIGGGSAYSREWDYKRMREIADKVGAILMIDMAHPAGLIAAGLLENPVKYAHIVTSTTHKTLRGPRGGVIMMGKDFPNPWGKKTPKGEIKMMSQLLDSAVFPGVQGGPLEHVIAAKAVAFGEILQPEYKEYAKQVQKNAAILAQALIDRGFTIVSGGTDNHSMLVDLRSKYPDLTGKVAEKALVSADITVNKNMVPFDSRSAFQTSGIRLGTPAITTRGAKEDLMIEIAEMIETVLSNVENEEVIAQVRARVNETMKKYPLFAD is encoded by the coding sequence ATGAAAAGAGACGACTTAATTTTCGACATCATCGAAAAAGAGCACCAACGTCAGCTGAAAGGTATCGAGCTGATTGCATCTGAAAACTTTGTAAGTGACCAGGTAATGCAGGCAATGGGTTCTTGCCTGACTAACAAGTACGCAGAAGGTTATCCGGGCAAACGTTACTACGGAGGTTGTGAAGTAGTTGACCAAAGCGAACAAATCGCTATCGACCGCCTGAAAGAAATCTTCGGTGCCGAATGGGCAAACGTACAACCGCATTCAGGAGCACAAGCCAATGCAGCCGTATTTCTGGCTGTTTTGAATCCAGGCGACAAGTTTATGGGATTAAACCTCGCACACGGCGGACACCTTTCTCACGGTTCATTAGTAAACACTTCCGGCATTATCTACACTCCTTGCGAATACAATCTGAATCAGGAAACCGGCCGTGTAGACTACGACCAGATGGAAGAAGTTGCTTTGCGCGAAAAGCCGAAAATGATTATCGGCGGCGGCTCTGCTTATTCCCGCGAATGGGACTACAAACGTATGCGTGAAATCGCAGATAAAGTAGGCGCTATCCTGATGATCGACATGGCTCACCCTGCGGGTCTGATCGCTGCCGGACTGTTGGAGAACCCGGTTAAATATGCACACATCGTCACTTCGACTACACATAAAACACTTCGCGGACCTCGTGGTGGGGTCATCATGATGGGAAAAGATTTCCCTAATCCTTGGGGAAAGAAAACTCCGAAGGGTGAAATCAAAATGATGTCTCAATTACTGGATTCAGCTGTATTCCCAGGTGTACAGGGCGGACCGTTGGAACACGTAATCGCTGCCAAAGCCGTAGCTTTCGGTGAAATCCTGCAACCGGAATACAAGGAATATGCAAAACAGGTTCAGAAGAATGCTGCCATACTGGCACAGGCCTTGATAGACCGTGGTTTTACAATCGTTTCCGGTGGTACGGACAATCACTCCATGCTGGTTGACCTGCGTAGCAAATACCCTGATCTGACAGGTAAGGTAGCAGAAAAAGCATTAGTTTCTGCTGACATTACCGTGAATAAGAACATGGTTCCGTTTGACAGCCGTTCTGCTTTCCAAACTTCCGGTATCCGTCTGGGTACTCCTGCCATCACAACCCGTGGTGCGAAAGAAGACCTGATGATCGAAATTGCCGAAATGATCGAAACAGTTCTGTCTAACGTGGAAAATGAAGAGGTGATCGCACAAGTACGTGCACGTGTCAATGAGACAATGAAGAAATATCCTCTTTTTGCTGATTAA
- the aspT gene encoding aspartate-alanine antiporter produces the protein MEWIINQLRDHPELAIFLTLFAGFWLGRFKIGKFSLGTVTSVLLVGVLVGQLNISVDGPMKAVFFLLFLFAVGYKVGPQFFRGLKKDGLPQVGFAVLMCIVSLIAPWILAKIMGYHVGEAAGLLAGSQTISAVIGVASDTINQLSISDAQKATFINAIPVAYAVTYIFGTAGSAWILASLGPKMLGGLEKVKADCKELEAKMGTSEADEPGFYTALRPVVFRAYKIDNEWFGKGKTVSELENYLVENDKRLFVERVRQKGVIEEVTPDMLLQPGDEVVLSGRREYAIGEEDWIGPEVIDAQLLDFPAETLPVMVTHRTFAGEKVSTIRALKFMHGVSIRSIKRAGINVPVLAQTVIDSGDILELTGTKLEVETAAKQMGYIDRPTNQTDMIFVGLGILLGGLVGALAIHLGGIPISLSTSGGALIAGLVFGWLRSKHPTFGGIPEPSLWVLNNVGLNMFIAVVGIAAGPSFVTGFKEVGFSLFIVGALATAIPLLSGLLMGRYLFKFHPALTLGCTAGARTTTAALGAIQDALGSDTPALGYTVTYAVGNTLLIIWGVAIVLLM, from the coding sequence ATGGAATGGATTATTAATCAACTCAGGGATCATCCCGAACTTGCCATTTTCCTCACTTTATTCGCCGGCTTCTGGCTGGGCAGATTCAAAATAGGAAAATTTTCGTTGGGAACAGTAACCAGCGTGCTACTGGTCGGAGTACTGGTAGGACAATTAAACATTAGTGTAGACGGCCCGATGAAAGCTGTCTTTTTCCTCCTGTTTTTATTCGCTGTGGGCTATAAGGTAGGTCCGCAATTCTTTCGCGGATTGAAGAAAGACGGATTGCCGCAAGTAGGATTTGCCGTCCTGATGTGCATTGTCAGCCTCATCGCCCCATGGATACTTGCCAAAATCATGGGCTACCATGTAGGCGAGGCTGCCGGATTGCTGGCAGGCTCACAGACCATTTCCGCAGTAATCGGTGTGGCAAGCGACACGATCAATCAATTAAGCATCAGCGATGCGCAGAAAGCGACATTTATCAATGCCATCCCCGTAGCATACGCTGTGACTTATATTTTCGGTACGGCAGGTTCCGCATGGATTCTGGCTTCACTCGGTCCCAAAATGCTGGGCGGACTGGAGAAGGTGAAAGCGGACTGCAAAGAGCTGGAAGCCAAAATGGGAACTTCCGAAGCAGATGAACCCGGATTTTACACCGCCCTCCGCCCCGTCGTATTCCGTGCTTATAAAATAGATAACGAATGGTTCGGCAAAGGAAAAACGGTCAGCGAACTGGAGAACTATCTGGTGGAAAACGATAAACGGCTGTTTGTAGAACGCGTACGGCAAAAGGGCGTCATAGAAGAAGTCACCCCGGATATGCTTCTACAACCGGGCGATGAAGTCGTATTAAGCGGCCGCCGTGAATATGCAATCGGCGAAGAAGACTGGATCGGTCCGGAAGTGATCGACGCCCAACTGCTCGACTTTCCGGCAGAGACGCTTCCGGTAATGGTCACCCACCGCACATTCGCAGGCGAAAAGGTCTCCACGATCCGTGCGCTGAAATTCATGCACGGAGTCAGTATCCGCAGTATCAAGCGAGCAGGCATCAATGTTCCGGTACTCGCTCAGACAGTGATCGACTCCGGCGATATTCTCGAACTGACCGGAACAAAACTCGAAGTAGAAACTGCCGCCAAACAGATGGGCTATATCGATCGCCCCACCAACCAGACAGATATGATCTTCGTGGGACTGGGTATCCTGCTCGGTGGTCTGGTCGGCGCACTTGCCATTCACCTGGGAGGTATCCCGATCAGCCTGTCCACCAGTGGAGGTGCCTTGATCGCAGGACTCGTATTCGGCTGGCTGCGCAGCAAACATCCGACCTTTGGCGGTATCCCCGAACCTTCGTTGTGGGTATTGAATAATGTGGGATTGAATATGTTTATCGCTGTTGTCGGCATCGCTGCAGGACCTAGTTTCGTGACCGGTTTCAAAGAAGTAGGATTCAGCCTGTTTATCGTCGGTGCACTGGCAACCGCCATCCCTCTTCTCAGCGGACTGCTGATGGGAAGATATCTGTTCAAGTTCCACCCTGCCCTCACACTGGGATGTACAGCCGGAGCACGTACCACAACCGCCGCACTGGGAGCTATTCAGGATGCATTGGGAAGCGACACTCCCGCGTTAGGATACACCGTGACGTATGCAGTCGGTAATACACTACTGATTATCTGGGGAGTAGCCATCGTATTGCTCATGTAA